From the genome of Tripterygium wilfordii isolate XIE 37 chromosome 6, ASM1340144v1, whole genome shotgun sequence:
TTCTGTATATAGTAAAGGTTAGAAACTGCTAAGGGAATGAAGTGATAAACTGCatcatatataatataacaACCTATTTCCAGTTAATGCTAAAATGGACAGATAAACTGAACAGAACATGACAACAAAGGTAGAAAAATTCAGAATATATGATAAATTATGTTAAAGATTATTAGTTTCAAATGTTGAACTATGCTAAATGGGGTTAGGGAGTTTCACTTCAATTAGTTTTTCTGAAATTCATAGTCACTATCTTATGGTAGATTTTCGCTCAGGTTTCTTATCGTCTTCCCCTGAGGATTACAACTGCCGCAACTATGGAAAAGACCTAACAGCGTTGAAGACGACAGTGCATCAAGTAACTTAGCAAATAGAGAGGATACACAGAAGCTTACAGTCTCCTTCCCTTCCAATATTGTCTCTACTGGTTTTGCAATACAAATTTTGAGATGCTACTTTcatgtctattttttttttcataaatgtgAATTTTATGAGAGAATCAAATACAAACTAGAATTAATGTCTGATATTTGCTATAAGCATCCCCAACAGTTTCATTTCTAGCACTTCATAAGAATTTATACCTGTTTTTTGGTATTAGAATATTCCTGGATCTTGATCATATGAAAGAGAGGTGTAAGTCTCCGCAGCTTCCAAGAACAATTGCTATCAATAAAGCCTGCCAACCCTGCATATGCCTATTACGCTGATCTGTGtacctctctctgtctctgagCATATCTCCATCCCTCATGCCTCTTCTGACTCTATGCCTGTCTATTATGATTTCCTTCTCGAGCTCCTTCACTCTTTCCTTACTATCCACAATTGCTAAAGCCCCATAATTCATCTTCTTACGATAATCTGTGCACTCCTTCTCCGGCTTAGGGTTTGGCCGGAGAATTGCGTGAATGAAGGTCAGAAGAGTATGAACAAAGTAATCAGGCAACTCAAACCTATAATCCTTCAACTTCTcatcaaattggtcaaaattcTCAGAGTTCGAACCCAATTCAGTGATGAACTCGGCTAACACAACATCATTAGAGCCAATATGTGTTTCGAGTTCGCTGCAGACTTTAGAGACAAGAGAAAAGTACTCTAGCTTCTTCATAGTGTCGTTCAAGGCGGCCATTAAGACTCGATGAATAAcaatggaaacaaaagagaTTTAAAGTTAGGGTTTTCTTGTCTCTTCCTCCTGCTTCGGCTGGGATTGTGCCTTTCGCTTTCCTTAAACGCTAATCAGAATCTGAATCCCGGAAAATAAAATACAGGACGGATAGTCGGAGaccgtgtgtatatatatatacacgagcCTTTGAACTGGAAATCCTGTTCGGAGTATGATCAAGGATTACGTTTTTACGTGAGTGGCACGACATGGGCCGAAAGAGGCCCATTAGTATTTGGATCCGGACCTAAACGACCGCCTAAGGATAGGACAACAATCAAGGCCCATATTATCTTCTTATTACTGGACTATTGATGAAGCCCATAACTTTCACAGGCCCATTGATATGGCAGAGACGAGCCCAAGATGATTCTTGGTGAGCCCACGTCGGCTGTCTAGTATCAACTAAGCTACTTAAATCATCACTAAATTGCCAAGGCCTGCCATTGTCGACCAAAGCAGAGTCTTGGCTTAACCGGTCAAACTTCCCAAGACCGCGTTGAAAAATCGATTGCGCTCCCATGCATGATGGAATTTTCCAAGCGATATGACGCAGCACCACCATTGTCCAAAGTCCATACCTTCACCAAACCACTAAGCAATTTGCAGAAACTAACCGCGTGAATTGAATTCATCGCGCACACCctgctctctccatatatatatgcccGTCCTGCAATCCATTCTTCCATCCAATACATAGGAATTGCAgaagcctctctctctctctctctctctaaaagatTTTTTTCCTTATGGCAGATAAACAGCCTCAGTTGAACGGAGCATTCTATGGCCCCTCAATTCCTCCGCCACGAAACAACCACCGCCGAGGCCGTGGATGCGGCTGCTGCCTTCTGCGCCTGTTCCTCAAGATCGTGCTTGCCCTCGTCATCATCGCTTGCATTGCAATCTTCGTCTTATGGCTTATAGTACGCCCAAACAGTGTCAAATTCCATGTGACCAGCGCCAGGCTCACTGAATTAAACCTTACCTCAAACAACAATCTCAATTACAACCTTGCAGTCAATATCACTGTTCGGAACCCGAACAGGAAGATGGGGTTTTACTATGATGTGATCGAGGCTCGGGCTTTGTACGAGGACCAGAGGCTGAAGTCTATTTACTTGCCTGAATTCTTTATAGGACGCAAGAGCACCAAAACCATCAGTCCTGTTTTTCAAGGGCAGCAAGCTGTGTTCTTTGATGCTGGTGAGACTGCAGAGTTCAATAAAGAGACCAGTAATGGGATTTATAGTTTTGATGTGAATTTGTATATGAAGATTAGACTCAGATTGGGAGATTTCATAACTGGGGATTTCAAGCCCAAGGTTAGATGTGATTTTCAGGTTCCTTTGAACTCTGCTGATGGAAGATTGGCTGGTGGGGTTGAGTCTTCCAGGTGTGATGTTAGTCTCTGAGCACTTCTCTTCTGTTGCAGTCCTAGGATATTTATATTCATTTATTCGTTTGTACATCTATAACTTTGAGAGAGTGAGAGACTAATCTACAATTTCCCATCAATATAAGCTCTTACTCTCGAGCAATATTTTGCAAACCCAATTTGGCAAACAAGTAACTGCATCTTATCAGCGGGTAGGGTATTCATATTTATAATAATTACTGTATAATTGGTGAAGAGCCCATCAGCTTACCAGTAACTGCAGTTTATCAACTCACAAAAATATGGAAGACACATAACAACCTATTACTTTTGTGCCAAGCAATGAGAAGAATAAAAAGGCACCAAAAGCCCAAGAGAGAGACACGGAACAGCCGGAGAAGCAACACGCTAAGTGCTAACACACAAAAAACTGCAGAGAGAGCGACAGCTCCTCAACGCTACTTAACCGGTCCAACAAACAGAGCACTCGCCTTGgccaaaatcaaagaaattatcCTCATTTCTTAAGTGTAGCCCTGAATTGGCAGCTTACTACAGCTAGAAATAGAGAACAATtttcaacaaagaaaacaaatttatcCGAGTACTTGATTTCCCATGGACAACGCCGAAGGCTACATCATTTGATCCCAGAACTGGGACGACTTGGAAGGCCCAGCAAAGGTAATTGTTCCCGCCGAGCAACCATCATAATTATCTTGAATAAAATCTATGCAGTTTCCCTTGCATCCAGGGAAATCTGCGGCCAACAAGGAAATTTAAGAGATCGTTTGGTTTACTTGTTTTCCAAacgttttctattttcattttctagaaaaaagaaaatgctcctgaaaacatgtttggttgggcattttagaaaacatgaaaatggaaatgaaccagaaaatagaaaaacataaaaaaagtcTATTTctaaaatagaaatagaaaacataaaatagaaaatagaaatagaaaaggaaaacatgaagctttttcaaaaaacaaaccaCATCATGTTATCCAACTTTGTTACTCTCTCCCAAAGCATCCCATTTTCACCGAGCATTGTTACAAACTACATGTATCCAACTCTGTTATTCTCTCCCAACATATCCTGTTTTCACCCAGCATGAATACTTTAAACCCAACTTCGTAAGTTGCCTAGCAATCCAGAAATGTTGACCAACCCAATACCGCCACATCCCACTAATCCTAGAAGATATCGACTTCAAAGAAAAACCAGAGAACGTTGACGACAGGTTTTAGTCCACCAACAGTAGATATTCATAGAAATGCACAACTCAAGAACCATGTATTAATATAcctttaaatattataaataaagaaacaacCAAGACAAGATTAACCACCCCTGATAAGCATACCATGGAAAGATAAGCCATGTAGGTCACAAATAACAATGTCTTACTATACCTTTGCAGTGAACTACCTAAGTCGAAAGAAGAGTCGGAGAACAAACACATGTGCCACCTATGAAGGGTTGGGCCTTTTTTTATACCCAGTGGTTAGATGAAGAAACAGAACTGGCCAAatattatgaaataaaaggagGAAAGATTTTATAAGCGAAGAATCAATTCATAAATAACAATGACAATGCAACTAAAGTACTTGAGCATTCTAAACCTTTAACCTTTGCAACAAGTCACTCAGCAATATTTTCAACAGTAACACTTTTCTCGCCATTGGAAGTTGCATTGTCAACAACACGACCACATAAATCAGGATAGTTTCGGTGATTTAGTGAATGTAACCACAAGGCCACCACTCCTTCCTTATCCTCAGTTGATGCAATATGAGAGTATATTTGcttcattttaaaattttctgccTCTTCTTCAAATTCTTTCATGGATAGCTCTTCATGGCTGTCTTTCCATTTCTGATTATATGATGTGAAAAAGCATTCATCCAAAAACAATCCAACTTCAGGAGCCGTAGGCACAGTAACGTTCACATCCCTATAAGTTTAGCCCATTACtattagaggaaaaaaaaaacataaaatttattgCATTAAACATAACAAGTAAcacccacaaaaaaagaagaagaatttacAGTACTTACCTCTGCAGAGCAGTACTGATCAACGACTCAGGTGCACAGTTCCTCATGATCGCCACAGCTAGGCCAATCATCTTGCGAATCTGATGAAGCATGAAGCTCTGCCCTACAACCTCACACTTGACAAATTCAATACCTTCAACAGTAACTGGGGAATTTGCATCAAATGATAAGATGTAGCGTCGAGCAGCAGGATCTTCAGCCTTTGTTCTTGTAGTAAAGTTATGGAAGTTATGACTCCCCACGTAATACTTTAATATTCTATTGAACCGCTCCCTCTCCTCTTCACCATAACAAAATGAACTTCTTTTCTCAGCTTCCTCCTCTCTATtgactttctcttcttctttatccACCCCAGAATCATTTACTATCGTAGAATTCAAAGCAGTTTCCTCATTTTGCTTGGATTCAGTCACACTGTGAGAAATTCCATCATCAACAAGGCCCTTTGCCCCCTGTTCAGAACTTGTATTGTCACATAACATAGTATTTTCAGTAACTTTAGAATTCATTTCAGTATCTCCATTATCTGACGAAATGCCCGACTCAATTTCCCCGACTTTCTTTTCACAAATGCGCTTCAGCATTGCCTCTGGTATCTTACGCCCTCTCTCCGAGCATTCCACACACTTAACTAGCACATTCCCAGACCCCAAACTAGCCAACACACTCTCTCTATCACGATGCGAACTGGGATCAAGAGCAAACACGGGGATCAAATACACATACCTCCTCCTGTCGCAGAATTTCTTGGCATTAAATGACGCTGTCGCCCGCTTGTACCCGAAAATCCGAATCTGGGACGAAAGATTCGAATTGAGGCGCTCAACAAAACCAGGCGGGTCAATATAGAACCGGCCGGATACGACCTGGCCCACTGCACTCACTCCTTTATCAGTGCGAGCCGAGCGAGCCCAGTCGTAGCGCCTGGAATTGCCACGGTCTTGCTCAGGGACTGCCCCGGAGAGGAACAGAGCTTCCTCGAGGTCAGATTCGATGGTTTTAGCACCTGGGTTCTTCTGCATCCCTTGGTAACCAACGCCACAGTATGCGAAGAAGATAGCGATCTTTCGGCGCTTGTATCTATTCGTCCTGGGGGTTTTGGCATCGGCGGTGCTATTAGCGTCGATGGTGTCCTCGTCGGAGGTAGTGGTGGTGGACATTTTGAGCTTCTTAGCTTCTGGTTCTTCTGGTTGTGGCTCTGGAGGAGATAATGGGGTCTTAACAATGTCTGTTTCTTCCATTTTCAGTTGGAAATGATCGCTGACTCCATTAGTGAAAGCGGAACTCTGAGGCTGCTCTGCCGGACTGACCCCTGATAAAACCCTAATAATCAAAAATTACTTGATTTCACTAGGGTTGGCATTCGGCTGGTTGAATTTGACGTTGTTAAATTTTTGGGCTTTTGGTCAAGTGAATATGGACAAGCCCATAAAAGAGCTTCAGGCCTTCAGCCTTTAATTAAGTCAAACTTTTAGGATTTGAAAATGGGCTTTTTGACCGTTTCCATTTCGCCCGATATGGTGGCCCGTTAAACTCTGCTGTCAATCATATGGTTCTCAGCAGTCAGCACTTATTGAAGGCTTTACTTGAGAAATTGAAACAGTGGAGAGTTAGAGCAATGGCTGACATAGAATTGTAGATCCAAAAATGTGCAATCCACTTGTTATAGTCGATCGAGACCTATGACAACCCTGTAAGATCAAAGGAAGGTTGATCGTCAAACTTGGACACCGGTGTGGTGTCAACTGAACAAGCTCCGACGGTCAAGTCAATCAACGATGGGAGATATTTAAATGAGAGAAGTGAAATTttttatagagagagagagatatatatatataccaggtagttgagagagtaaatgaggaggggtcctcctctatttatagtgttttAGGTCACGTGGTTAGCACTTGCTGACCGTACGGACGGACTTCTTCGTTGGGCAGTAATTGGGCCTGCGGCCCAATCTGGGACTCACTGGGCATCTAAATCATTAAGGCTTAAATGTCTGGTCTTGCACCCATTCTAACTATGGGTATTGGGCTTTCGCTTAGACCTAGGCTAATCATACATTCGGATGGACATTTGGGCCGATCTAATAATGGGCTTCATGGGACTCTTCGACTTATATTCAAGTATTTTGGGTTAACGGTTTTTGACTCACACAAGTACCCACTAACTATTCATGTATTGCTACCCATAATACCTGTTCATATCATTCGGGACAACATATATTGTGTATATTTGTGAGCGTGTGTTGTTACATGTGTGTGAGTTTTATATGCCATTAAAAATGGCTAACATAGTTGTCCAGGGACATGGCGGAATGTGCAACCATTATGATGGAATAATTCATTCTATGTTGTATCCGTGAGAATCTATTTTTTTCCGATGATGAAGAAGATCCGCCTTCTTATATCTCTACATTTAGGATCTGACTTGTATCAGCGATACTAATAGAAATAGGAAGTAAACCGTTATGGCAAGAGAATGTTTGATtcgaagggaaaaaaaatgcaaagtttctggtttttcaaaaaaaaaattattaaaaaaaagacacTTAAGATTAttgaaatgttttattttatttgtatggaGTGACGTTTCAACTTTGAACACATAATCCTAGAAGGCTTTTGGAACCCCTTTTCTTGGGAGCACAGACTGTCTTGCAATCTacattagagcatccacaatgatgcttgtaatatcaaacacttcaaaaccattatctctcttctcctttatcctacgtggcacaatttaattagATGAGTGAATCCCATAATATACACTATttatcaacacttcatacatttCAACACTCCATAGTCACTTtctctattctctctctcttccttttcatatctctatcttctttttcatattttctttcttccttttcatcatctttctcttcactattcatcaactatatacatactccaactctcaagtatcatttttctacaactaaattttcaagtgtcatttttcaccaattatgtgcatgtagcgctatatttatcaaaaaaataatatttcaagtacttgaaatatactccattatacccattgtgaacatatagcacttaacttatcaagaaagtatcatcttaagtacttcaaaatcatcccattgtggatgctcttaattATGCCAAAgttggaagaggaagaagatctttgtttttcaatttaaaaaaaaaaattaatccaaaATGAACCAAACAAGAATGACATAGATGTTGTTCTCTTCTAACCAAATTGTTCTTAAAATATTTACTACTATTAATTaggtttttcacctttttcatATAATTGTTTTACATTTATTCTTGGGTGACAGAGTTACTATTCTTAAATTTTGACTGTTTCAATGATTAATCATGACCAAATCTGACACAGTAAAACTCAGCAAAGAGATAGAAAGAGAGTATGGCATGGAACAAAGTCAATGTCACTCTGCAACTTCTCTACATTGACACAACTTTATACAGCAAAAGTAATTAATTGGGTATAGTTGGGGGTAGATAATTAGATATCAAGC
Proteins encoded in this window:
- the LOC120001083 gene encoding tRNA pseudouridine synthase A-like; amino-acid sequence: MEETDIVKTPLSPPEPQPEEPEAKKLKMSTTTTSDEDTIDANSTADAKTPRTNRYKRRKIAIFFAYCGVGYQGMQKNPGAKTIESDLEEALFLSGAVPEQDRGNSRRYDWARSARTDKGVSAVGQVVSGRFYIDPPGFVERLNSNLSSQIRIFGYKRATASFNAKKFCDRRRYVYLIPVFALDPSSHRDRESVLASLGSGNVLVKCVECSERGRKIPEAMLKRICEKKVGEIESGISSDNGDTEMNSKVTENTMLCDNTSSEQGAKGLVDDGISHSVTESKQNEETALNSTIVNDSGVDKEEEKVNREEEAEKRSSFCYGEEERERFNRILKYYVGSHNFHNFTTRTKAEDPAARRYILSFDANSPVTVEGIEFVKCEVVGQSFMLHQIRKMIGLAVAIMRNCAPESLISTALQRDVNVTVPTAPEVGLFLDECFFTSYNQKWKDSHEELSMKEFEEEAENFKMKQIYSHIASTEDKEGVVALWLHSLNHRNYPDLCGRVVDNATSNGEKSVTVENIAE
- the LOC119999811 gene encoding probable pre-mRNA-splicing factor ATP-dependent RNA helicase DEAH5; translation: MAALNDTMKKLEYFSLVSKVCSELETHIGSNDVVLAEFITELGSNSENFDQFDEKLKDYRFELPDYFVHTLLTFIHAILRPNPKPEKECTDYRKKMNYGALAIVDSKERVKELEKEIIIDRHRVRRGMRDGDMLRDRERYTDQRNRHMQGWQALLIAIVLGSCGDLHLSFI
- the LOC119999787 gene encoding NDR1/HIN1-like protein 10, with the protein product MADKQPQLNGAFYGPSIPPPRNNHRRGRGCGCCLLRLFLKIVLALVIIACIAIFVLWLIVRPNSVKFHVTSARLTELNLTSNNNLNYNLAVNITVRNPNRKMGFYYDVIEARALYEDQRLKSIYLPEFFIGRKSTKTISPVFQGQQAVFFDAGETAEFNKETSNGIYSFDVNLYMKIRLRLGDFITGDFKPKVRCDFQVPLNSADGRLAGGVESSRCDVSL